From Topomyia yanbarensis strain Yona2022 chromosome 1, ASM3024719v1, whole genome shotgun sequence, one genomic window encodes:
- the LOC131676262 gene encoding uncharacterized protein LOC131676262, whose protein sequence is MLKRTRAQRKIYPNVTIDQIPDSLILEIFRRLPQSAILPATLVCRRWCTLISSNSLLDSFTLTIKPNPNEDLYREYQYYLSRSERKYRKAEVGIHDQRSLLVAVIALRRFGQYLTELELTLEHCNYSTYFQLHFERMKELEMGMEELDRMLWAQEVDSYDRCLKPIAQLADDMEEMPEANEIFLDFRRIEEVFLPFVYRNCFRLKKLLISQPGSLWYERTNVLFYEGVEMENLMELEVHGTDVIILADCPKLRSFSVHGITTGKPFYYGLSNAFPKLSQLEIINDCMFNDQCMCVISGRAMNLEQLTLSFTNNTVSQQSLRYLQRLKQLRKLSIMLKGRYQRADFLFENWPHLPIEKLFIAFDELPLDCIREILLRSDNLVEFEFWTERRIAYSTWNKLQQIRPGCQLTYYRR, encoded by the exons ATGTTGAAAAGAACGCGTGCCCAGCGGAAAATCTATCCGAATGTAACCATTGATCAGATTCCGGATAGT CTCATTCTGGAAATCTTTCGTCGTCTTCCGCAATCTGCCATCCTACCGGCCACGTTGGTTTGTCGCCGGTGGTGTACGTTGATTAGTAGCAACTCGTTGCTGGACTCATTCACGCTTACAATTAAGCCCAACCCAAATGAAGATCTCTATCGCGAGTATCAATACTATCTGAGCCGATCGGAACGAAAATATCGAAAGGCTGAAGTGGGGATTCACGACCAACGTTCGCTTCTGGTGGCTGTGATTGCTCTGCGCAGGTTCGGTCAGTATTTGACCGAGCTGGAACTCACGCTTGAACATTGCAATTATTCGACCTACTTCCAGCTACATTTCGAACGGATGAAAGAGCTCGAGATGGGAATGGAGGAGCTTGATCGAATGCTTTGGGCGCAAGAAGTAGACAGTTACGATCGATGCTTAAAGCCCATTGCCCAGTTGGCGGATGATATGGAGGAAATGCCTGAAGCTAATGAGATATTTCTTGATTTTCGTCGAATAGAGGAGGTTTTCTTGCCGTTCGTCTATCGTAATTGCTTCAGATTGAAAAAGTTGCTTATAAGCCAACCGGGAAGCTTGTGGTATGAACGAACGAATGTTCTTTTTTACGAAGGAGTTGAAATGGAAAATCTAATGGAATTAGAAGTCCATGGAACGGATGTTATTATCTTGGCAGACTGCCCAAAGCTCAGAAGTTTCTCTGTGCATGGAATAACGACTGGTAAACCCTTTTACTATGGATTGAGTAATGCTTTTCCTAAACTGAGTCAGCTCGAAATCATCAACGATTGTATGTTCAATGATCAGTGTATGTGTGTGATCTCCGGACGCGCTATGAATCTTGAGCAGTTAACGCTGTCTTTCACAAACAACACAGTAAGTCAGCAGTCATTGCGCTACCTACAACGACTGAAACAATTGAGGAAGCTGTCAATTATGCTAAAGGGCCGTTACCAGCGTGCCGACTTTCTGTTTGAAAACTGGCCGCACCTTCCGATTGAAAAGCTATTCATTGCTTTCGACGAG CTTCCACTGGATTGTATTCGAGAGATTCTGCTGCGAAGCGACAATTTGGTGGAATTTGAGTTTTGGACAGAGAGACGCATCGCGTACAGCACGTGGAACAAACTGCAGCAAATTCGTCCGGGTTGTCAGTTGACATACTACAGGCGGTAA